The sequence below is a genomic window from Lodderomyces elongisporus chromosome 2, complete sequence.
CTTGTGCAAGTTAAACAATGACGAAAGAATAAACactctttcctttttagtTCACGATAGAGCTAAAAACACACTAAGATTTGAAGCTTTAAATCCAACAAAAATTCTTACTTCACCACTGTCCAAAACATTTGGTGTAACATTATTAAACAAGTATCAAGGACACGTCAAATCTATAAGAAAGCTCGTTAGATCATATTCATCCTATACATCAAAAAATGTAATTCTTTCCATATCGAATTTTCCCAGTCACAACTACATATGGGAGCCACTTGTTTACAACGAAAACGACAGCAGTATAATGTCCATTACTAGACGATTTAGACTAGATTTGGGTTCACAACCGGTTGATGGTCAAAGAGAGAATGCGATGTGGGATGCTGTTATAATCAATGATGTCGAGCGACCAAATGATTATCGAAGGCGGCATCTTGTCCTTGTTGCTGAAAAGAGTGGAAACGTTAGCTTGTGGGACTGTAACGGGTTTGATAAACATGACCAACCTGTGGATCGCATCTCGATATTACCGGCATTGAAAAAGAGTCCTCGagcttttgcaattgctgAGAATAACACTAATTTAAATGAAGATGTAAAGCAAtacgttgttgttgctgtgtACGAAAAAGATTCTATACTTGCGTGGAACATTTTAATAAGATATGCCGGTGATGAAATTATTGACATCAGATTGGAAGCGCAATCAATCACCGATTTACCGCAAGACGAACACATCCATCAAGTGACAAAAGTTGACTCGTTTCTTACTCAGTCACATAAAAGCTTGATTGCCGTTATAGACAAGGAGGGACTATTGAAAAGCTATAGATTAAAGTTTGCTCAATCAAAGACTCAACAAACTTCCGGGACCCTTGATTGGGAACTTACACACACGTTATTTACGAATATCAAAAATGCTGATCGTATAAGTGGCTCAACAGTTATTAATAAATTTGCCATTATTAATGACAATGGGTACCATCTTTCAATTTGGGACATTGACCAAAATGTCCTTGAGTATGAAGAAGATTATCACCAAAAACCCCAAAGTAAGGGACCGGTCGTTGACTTGGACTGGACGTTTGTAAATGCTacaatgaaagaaaagctGACAGCAAATGCTATTCTATCGGTAGGGTTTCCCCGCAGTGTCTGGCTCTATACCCAATTGAGGTATGATtatacaaacaaaattcCAACTTATGCCGCAATAAAAGAGATTGACATTTCAGACTATACGTCACATCAGATTGGCGATCTGATATGGCTTGATGACGGGTATTTGGTCATTGGGTGCGGGAATCAGTTTTTTATTGATGATCGATGGGTGAAGTTGggttctggtggtgttgacTCCACCATCCGTCAATTGATGAGTGGTTATATCACCAACGGAAATGATGCAAAGGATCAGAAACAAGGTATCTACAATGATGGAGATGAACATTATAAgaataataagaataataatagtattagcggtggtggtggtagtagtagtagtattcATGTTTCAAATGGTGTCACCAATAGTGTTTTCAACGATACCAGTGAAGCTAAAGATAATGACGACATGGTTTATGATATCTCGCATTTGGTGCGTGTATTGAATGGACCACTTCCGGTGTACCACCCACAGTTTTTGATTCAAGCATTATTTATGGGCCAAACAGTAACAGTTCAGAAAATCTTGGTTAGCCTATTTCAAGCCTTGCGTCATGACGACCAAGTAACTTGGGATTTGggaattgattttgaaaaagaggtTGATAATAGTGCAATGTCTTTACTCGACAAGAGCAACTCCCATGGTGTTACCACATTGCGCAGACGCTTATCTCAAAACTTCAACCTTGATGTATTTACTCACTTTACTGCCGAATTGGCGGATTTATTAGTAAAGAAACTTATGACAGTCTCGTTGCCATTGTTAACACGACATCAACAGAGTACGTTGATTTCAGTAACGACGATTGTGAAAGATTTGAACAAAGGCGCAGCAACATTGGATGAGAATGGGATGCGATTCATGATGGGAttcaaattgtttcaaTATTCAACCAAACAAAAGCGCATGACAATGCGAGATTTTAATTGGGCCTTGCATTCTGACAGTAAAGAGGTGTTGTTGTCCTCAGTTGAAGAATACTATTCAAACAAATTATCGTGGGAGAGTGCCAAGAAAACAGGCTTAGTTTACTGGGTAAAGTATGAAAGATTGGTGAAAGTTATTGAAGCAGTAGTTCGAAATGAGTTTAGTGAATTGAAAAACCCCGGGGGTATCGTGTCGTTGTTGTACTTGGCTTTGAGAAAGAAGCAGGTCCTCATTGGACTTTGGAGAATTGTTCAGCACGAAGAAAAGACCAAGATGTTGAAGTTTCTCAGCAATGATTTTACTGATAAGAGATGGAAGTCCGCTGCCTTGAAGAATGCATTTGTATTGTTGGGAAAGCACCGGTACTACGATGCTGCGTATTTTTTCTTACTCGGAGACGAACCGATTGACTGTTGCAACACTATTGCTAACAAAATCAATGATGTGCAGTTGGCCATTGCTGTTGCCAAAGTGTACTCGCGGACGCAAGAGAggagtagtggtggtggtggtggtgtcggtggtggtgttggtggtggtgatgttgGCAAGGCCGATTGTTTAGTGCAcattattgaaaaatatatacTACCCACCGCAATTGAGAATGGAGATAGGTGGACAAGTAGTTGGGTTTTTTGGCAGATTCATGACAAACCACTATCCATCCAAGCATTAATCAAAACGCCAATTGAGATGGTTATTGAAAACATGTCTAAATTTCCAAATACATCTGCAAATGAGGTGACACCAAAGGGACTCAGTTTCCTTCAAGATGATCCGGTATTGATAATATTGTTTAATGATTTGCGTCTGCGCAATATAAATTATTTAAAAGGTTCATCACGTCTTTCACCAAACGAAGAGTTTCAGTTTGTGATAAAAGTGGCAATGATATATACAAGAATGGGATGTGACTACCTTGCATTATTGCTTTTGAAGCACTGGACATTCTCAGTACCACAAGCTAACCAGCAAAAGCAACCTCTGCTGCCAATAAGCGAGAAGCAAGGTGGGTTTGAATCAATAAACTTTAATGGGCAAGTGCACGATGGAATAAATCGTGACGGTTCCAACCAAGAATGgggcaacaacaatactaATGGCATTATGCAGCCAAGTATATTGGATTCATACACCAATGATCAGCAGTATTCAGTCAATAATAAAAAGGCCCCTCCAGCACAAGCATTTGAAGAGCCAGATATGAGCTCCTTCAGTTTTGGGTTTTGAAAATCATATAAAAATGCACAAATTGTTAGTGTTTGTGCGGGTGTGcaaccttcttttttgtgtgttttactgtgattattattattattattattattattattgttgttgttgttgttgttgttgttgttgttgttgttgttgttttattCATGTAATGGCAACTTCAACCTGGTTAATGGTCAAGGATGTTGTGATC
It includes:
- the RAV1 gene encoding regulator of (H+)-ATPase in vacuolar membrane (BUSCO:EOG09260A6Q), whose product is MTITFIPGEVNKSTGSVVQSNWKNHHVVIYGSGNNLIITSGTIQPTQRNPNPYNIDRSLQTIYLQKDPEAICFNSENGYIAIGYDNSCFIFKPMNEYMKIPKWVDALQFDIEIDSRITCLDWASEESELAVGTEKQLLLYHISDSFGEFEASKRWEASQPNSIERLYITPNAKLILTTNSVYDRLVKIWNRVSYGDDSTLFEVSYLPHPQGTFVKQFHWRRNQKTEVTQDKVLDSSMANIKRIRGLLNRGNYGNEDNEVIYTLTSNKVLNVWASFESSGHDRISNWANLDLSNIFQNEEEYINSFLVIEHRYLKSFTDYVKEELENQKQGQEQEQKNKSKLLFKIADVNLNDYDLILVISSTGRVKIYAVSNISQSPPNNIKFTAINPDNYYEFKKSDFPSKTSLEYPSNLSVANIESRKFINHYVNPVLVKCLCKLNNDERINTLSFLVHDRAKNTLRFEALNPTKILTSPSSKTFGVTLLNKYQGHVKSIRKLVRSYSSYTSKNVILSISNFPSHNYIWEPLVYNENDSSIMSITRRFRLDLGSQPVDGQRENAMWDAVIINDVERPNDYRRRHLVLVAEKSGNVSLWDCNGFDKHDQPVDRISILPALKKSPRAFAIAENNTNLNEDVKQYVVVAVYEKDSILAWNILIRYAGDEIIDIRLEAQSITDLPQDEHIHQVTKVDSFLTQSHKSLIAVIDKEGLLKSYRLKFAQSKTQQTSGTLDWELTHTLFTNIKNADRISGSTVINKFAIINDNGYHLSIWDIDQNVLEYEEDYHQKPQSKGPVVDLDWTFVNATMKEKSTANAILSVGFPRSVWLYTQLRYDYTNKIPTYAAIKEIDISDYTSHQIGDSIWLDDGYLVIGCGNQFFIDDRWVKLGSGGVDSTIRQLMSGYITNGNDAKDQKQGIYNDGDEHYKNNKNNNSISGGGGSSSSIHVSNGVTNSVFNDTSEAKDNDDMVYDISHLVRVLNGPLPVYHPQFLIQALFMGQTVTVQKILVSLFQALRHDDQVTWDLGIDFEKEVDNSAMSLLDKSNSHGVTTLRRRLSQNFNLDVFTHFTAELADLLVKKLMTVSLPLLTRHQQSTLISVTTIVKDLNKGAATLDENGMRFMMGFKLFQYSTKQKRMTMRDFNWALHSDSKEVLLSSVEEYYSNKLSWESAKKTGLVYWVKYERLVKVIEAVVRNEFSELKNPGGIVSLLYLALRKKQVLIGLWRIVQHEEKTKMLKFLSNDFTDKRWKSAALKNAFVLLGKHRYYDAAYFFLLGDEPIDCCNTIANKINDVQLAIAVAKVYSRTQERSSGGGGGVGGGVGGGDVGKADCLVHIIEKYILPTAIENGDRWTSSWVFWQIHDKPLSIQALIKTPIEMVIENMSKFPNTSANEVTPKGLSFLQDDPVLIILFNDLRSRNINYLKGSSRLSPNEEFQFVIKVAMIYTRMGCDYLALLLLKHWTFSVPQANQQKQPSSPISEKQGGFESINFNGQVHDGINRDGSNQEWGNNNTNGIMQPSILDSYTNDQQYSVNNKKAPPAQAFEEPDMSSFSFGF